From the Kribbella sp. CA-293567 genome, the window GGCGCTCGCCTGGATCCAGGCCTATGACCTGACCGGTGACCGCAAGTACCTCGACATGGCCGTCACCATCGCCGACTACGTGCACAGCTACTGGGACACCAGCACCTGCGGTGGCGGCGTGTGGTGGGACCGCGAACGCACCTACAAGAACGCGATCACCAACGGCCTGTACGTCCGGCTGACCGCCGCGCTGCACAACCGGCTGCCCGGTGACACCGTCTGGTTGCAACGGGCAACAACCGGCTGGAACTGGTACCAGGCCAGCGGAATGATCAACTCCGCCGACCTGGTCAACGACGGCATCACCACCAACTGCGCGAACAACGGGCAGACCGTCTGGACCTACAACCAGGGCCTCGCGATCGGCGGCGCCCTCGAACTCTGGCGAGCCACCGGCAACCCGGCCCTCCTCACCACCGCCCGCCAACTGGCCGACGCTGCGATCACCTCGTCGCTTCTCAGCCCGAACGGCATCCTGACCGAGTCCTGCGACGTCGGCAGCGCCACCTGCGACGACAACCAGAAGCAGTTCAAGGGCATCTTCATGCGCTACCTGACCGATCTGGCCGACACCACCGGCGCCGCGGCGTACCGCACCTACGCGCAGCGCCAGTCCGACACCATCTGGCAGTCCGACCGGGACTCCCTCAATCGCCTCGGCCAACGCTGGACCGGCGTCGGCCCCAACCCCCGCGACTGGCGAACCCAGGCGAGCGCCCTGGGAGGGATCCTGGCAGCCACCACCTCCTAAGCTCGCCGACCTGTCATCCTTCCCAGCAGGAGTTGGGGAGGGAAATAGCCCGGATCGGGAGGAGAACCCACCACGGCCCCGGACAAGGTCCTCCCCGCCAACCGCCCAGATTCAGAGATACAGCCACCCAAGACTCATGGCACGAATTTCAGAAGCAGGTCGCTAGCGCGGTGTCGCGATGCCTCCGCAGCACCGATGTCGTCCCGCAGGGCGCCGCAGGTCTCCTGCAGCGCCCACCACCGGTTCGTCAAGCAACGAAGGTCACCTTCAGGTAGTCGCGGCCGGCGCTGACCGCCTCGATCGGGCTGTTGTTGAGAGTCACCTTGCGTACTCCGGGCGCGTAGATCTTCATCGTGACCGGTTGCGGCCGGGCGGAGCGGCCGACGTCGATCCTGAGCGTCGTGCCGGCGTAGACCACGGAGGCCTTGTCCAGCGTGCGTGTTGCTTCGACATAGGTCCCCACCGTGGACCGCTGCAACAGGTCGACGCTACGCAAGGCGTGCTGGTCGCGCTTGATCAACGCGTAGCCGTTGCCGTCGTACAGGAGGTCGTCCTGGGTACCGTCGGCCAGGTCGACCTGCACGTGTCCGTTGGCGATTCGGCGTACCGCGGTGGTGGTCGGCGAGGTCTCCAGCAGTGTGGTGTAGCGGGTGCTGGTGACGCCTTCGCGGCGGGCCAGCACGAACGGGATCGGCGTACCGGTCGAGGCGGGGCCGGGTCCGGTTTCGTGCAGAACCTTGGTGGCCTCCGGTTCCAGGGCGGTGAGCTTCAGGCCGTCCGACCAGGTGCCGGTCCACTGACCGTCGGCTGCCGTGCCTTCGGCAACGTTGGTCAGCCGGTGGTATCCGAAGTTCTTGTCGGCCGGGTCGAGTACGCAAGGTGGGCTCGGGCAGGGCGTCGGGGTCATCGCCACCTTGCCCAGGGTGAGCGCCCCGGATCCGTGCCAGGACTGGTCGAAGGTGTGTGCCGTCGTGCCCTTCGCATCGAAGACGTCGAGGGTGTAGTCGTCGGTCATCAGCACCGCCCGGCGGAGCTCGACGTCCTTGGCCGTGGGAACGCTCGCGTACGCCCCCTGCACTTCGGCGTCGGCGACCTGGAGCCGCGGAGTGACGCCGAAGTACTTCAGGGTGCCGCGGGCGTTGCGGTCCTGGCTGGTGCCGTCGACGACCACGGTGTTGTGCGAGACGGTCTCGCGGTACCAGTTCTCGGTCAGGTCCGCGTTGGAGGCGCCGTACACCTGGCCGAGGTCTGTCGACTGCAGACCACCCGCGCCGGCCACATCGAGGTGCAACTTGTCGGCGTGACCGTGGGTGCCGCCGGGGATGCCGTAGTCGAGGCGCAGGTAGTTGGCCTGGAACGGATCGATGGCATGGACGAAGCCCAGCGTGACATCGTCGAACCAGGCGATCCCGGCGGCCTTCTCGACCACCAGACTCACCCGTACCTTCACCGTCTCAGCCGGTACGCCGGTCGCGATCGTCCTGTCGCTCCAGCCGAACGTGCCGTGGAAACTCTCCGTCCGGCTCAGCTTCACCGACCCGTCCTTGGCGAGGAAGTCCAGTTGGAGCCGGCCACCACCGCCCAACGGAACCAGCCCCACGGCACGCACCTTCGCGCCGAGGGTCAGCTTCGCCACGTTGCCACCGATCACCGGGATCTCGGTCGACCAGCCGTTGCGCTGGAGTCCGGCCCCCATCACCCCGGCTGCCCTGACTCCGCGATAGGGCAGCGGAGCGATCGCCACGCTGCCTGTCTTCGTCCAGCCGAACGCCTTGCCCTCGAAGCCGGGGTCCCGGATCAGGTTGCCGGTCCACAAATCGACATTGTCGAACCAGGCGGTTCCCTCGAGCTTCAGTTCGACACCTCGCGCTGCCGGTGGCACCTGCGCATCAAGGTGGTACGCCGCCCAGTCCGCTCCGTTGACTGGCCGGGTGCGAGTGGCAATCGCCCGACCGGCGCCATCGAGGAAGACCGCCGTGAGCTTGCCGGTGCCCTTCGCCATCGCCGACAGTTTGACGCCGGCGACCCGGCTGCCGTCGAGCGGAACGTCCTGCTGAGCACTCCCGGTGACCTTCATCGAGCGTTCGCCGTCGAACACCACGTCGCTGTCCGGCACCGCGCCGTTCAGCTTCCAGTAGTCGTCGTCCTCGAAGCCCGGGTTGGGCGTCAGGTTGCGGCCGTTCCCCGAGTGCATGGTCGCCTCGCCGAGACTCTGGTGGTTCTTGCTGCTGACCCGCAACCCCGAACTCGGCGGGACGCTGTCGGCGCCGTACCGCAACGCCCAGCGATCGGTCCTCGGGAGTTTCGCGTTCGTGTAGGCGTAGTCGAGCGCGGCGGCGAACCGCGGATCGTGGTACTGGCCGTAGGCCCATTCCGCGAACTGCGCGAAGCTCACGCCGAACCTGCGTCCCCAGTTGCCGCCGTCGCCGGCCGCGGGGATGGTCAGATCGGGATACAGGTAGGGCAGCATCGTCGTGTACATCTGCTTGAACCGCGGATCGTTCGTGTAGTCGCGCCCGTCCGGCTGTCCCTCGGGCAGATTGCGCGCAGCCGTCACCAGACTCGTGAGCGCCTGCAACGCGTAGATGTGGTAGCTGGCCGAGCCTTCCCACCACCAGCCGTCCTCCATCCGGGCCTTGTCGAGCAGGAACTCCAGGCCGGCTTCGGGGTCGCGCAGCGCGTAGGCTCGGTAGCCGGGATCGTTGATCGCGGCACCGATCGAGTAGATCCCGGCGGCGGACCAGGCCTGGAAGTTCGACGTCGAGGTCGGCCAGGAGATCAGCAGGTCGGCCATCGGCCGGAGCAGGTTCTGCTCGAGGTCCACCCGCTCCCCCGGGGTCAGGGTCTCGTGGATCAGGTCGTACGCATCGACCAGTCCGATCGAGACGACCGCCTCGTCCAGCACCTGGTAGTGCACGCGGCCGTAGAGCCCGTTCAACGGGACCGAGAGGAACCGGTCGGCGTAGTACCGGAGGATGTCCCGAGCCTTGGCCGCGTACTGCGCCCGGGCGGGATCCGTGGCCGGCGTCAACTGGTAGGCCAGACCGAGGTCGGCCGCGCCCTGCGCCGCGTTGTTGTGCCAGATCTCGATCCAGGAGCTGTCGTAGGGCTCACCGGAGTACACCTTGCCGTCGATCGGGCAGCGGTGCTCGGTGGGCTTGGCGAAGTCGAACTGCAGGGAGGTGTTCGTGCCCGGGCACTTGTAGTTGCCGCTCCAGGCGTTGTGGAACATGGTCTGATCGAGCGGCCGGGTCAGCCAGGCGTCGGCCTCGGCCTTCACCACCTTGGTGTAGGCGTCCTTGGCCCAGCCCTGCGCGGCGATCTTGTTGCGTAGGGCATCCAACTCGGCAGGGGTGTTGAAGACC encodes:
- a CDS encoding heparinase II/III domain-containing protein yields the protein MRVRATMLAIALIAGLVQPLSQAQAEVSADPPPPAGNLVLNPGFEAGAASPASWTLSSRTTWDTAATGRSLRISSTTGAGWEGATSASFGLDGRRVSQVTVSGRMKLDGVTQGPSVDNQAKLYIAFVNASGTKSWQGIRLQGTQDWTDQPATYAVPAGTVSAFLSLALDRAVGTVWFDDLTVTAKQPVNLVANPGFETVGTDPACPATSWCTPYQSQVYDLDTTEVSSGTRSLRIKGVPGKKVGGFVTTQIDQATWPVITVGADLKADRIVSSDFTDTPGGVRVSLNFSYVDAAGQTVYTGSSIIAGVITGSRDWARIEGTLRLPPKTKRVQVIPTVTNASGTMWLDNVTITPESNWVSPTIVAKSAAAGAQVVHYATITNRREVADTFRLGLDDSALTPFTAEVEPATTALLQPGQSVQAKVTVTVPPGQQVGAVRQVKLTAAPSGAPDLTQLAWLNTTVAAQADRGEQPQVFNTPAELDALRNKIAAQGWAKDAYTKVVKAEADAWLTRPLDQTMFHNAWSGNYKCPGTNTSLQFDFAKPTEHRCPIDGKVYSGEPYDSSWIEIWHNNAAQGAADLGLAYQLTPATDPARAQYAAKARDILRYYADRFLSVPLNGLYGRVHYQVLDEAVVSIGLVDAYDLIHETLTPGERVDLEQNLLRPMADLLISWPTSTSNFQAWSAAGIYSIGAAINDPGYRAYALRDPEAGLEFLLDKARMEDGWWWEGSASYHIYALQALTSLVTAARNLPEGQPDGRDYTNDPRFKQMYTTMLPYLYPDLTIPAAGDGGNWGRRFGVSFAQFAEWAYGQYHDPRFAAALDYAYTNAKLPRTDRWALRYGADSVPPSSGLRVSSKNHQSLGEATMHSGNGRNLTPNPGFEDDDYWKLNGAVPDSDVVFDGERSMKVTGSAQQDVPLDGSRVAGVKLSAMAKGTGKLTAVFLDGAGRAIATRTRPVNGADWAAYHLDAQVPPAARGVELKLEGTAWFDNVDLWTGNLIRDPGFEGKAFGWTKTGSVAIAPLPYRGVRAAGVMGAGLQRNGWSTEIPVIGGNVAKLTLGAKVRAVGLVPLGGGGRLQLDFLAKDGSVKLSRTESFHGTFGWSDRTIATGVPAETVKVRVSLVVEKAAGIAWFDDVTLGFVHAIDPFQANYLRLDYGIPGGTHGHADKLHLDVAGAGGLQSTDLGQVYGASNADLTENWYRETVSHNTVVVDGTSQDRNARGTLKYFGVTPRLQVADAEVQGAYASVPTAKDVELRRAVLMTDDYTLDVFDAKGTTAHTFDQSWHGSGALTLGKVAMTPTPCPSPPCVLDPADKNFGYHRLTNVAEGTAADGQWTGTWSDGLKLTALEPEATKVLHETGPGPASTGTPIPFVLARREGVTSTRYTTLLETSPTTTAVRRIANGHVQVDLADGTQDDLLYDGNGYALIKRDQHALRSVDLLQRSTVGTYVEATRTLDKASVVYAGTTLRIDVGRSARPQPVTMKIYAPGVRKVTLNNSPIEAVSAGRDYLKVTFVA